Proteins from a genomic interval of Pecten maximus chromosome 13, xPecMax1.1, whole genome shotgun sequence:
- the LOC117340515 gene encoding uncharacterized protein LOC117340515: MAAAEENLREIYPNPGSKTKSDVWKFFGFYKINDNEPPSKKNLDTTQAVCRLCRKIYRNTGNTTNFRAHIDGEHKLPSGNSTQSRSDKVETKLVQPTISAAFVKRCDVVSGFYRT, encoded by the exons ATGGCGGCCGCTGAAGAAAATCTAAGGGAAATATACCCAAACCCAGGCTCCAAAACGAAATCAGATGTTTGGAAATTCTTcggattttataaaattaatgataatgaaCCACCATCAAAAAAGAATTTGGATACAACGCAAGCTGTTTGCCGTCTATGCCGCAAGATTTACAGAAATACAG GAAATACTACGAATTTCAGAGCCCATATTGACGGGGAACACAAATTACCGTCGGGAAATTCCACACAATCGCGATCAGACAAAGTTGAAACAAAATTAGTTCAACCAACAATATCGGCTGCATTTGTCAAAAGATGTGATGTTGTATCAGGATTTTACAGAACATAA